ACCTGCCGGGCGGGCGCCGCCTCGCCGAGGGGACGGTTGTCGACGACGCAGACCAGCTCCGCGCCCTGCACCCGTCCTTCGACGAGTGCGGTACCGACCACCCGGCCGATGGCGCCCCAGCCGACGACGCCTACTTTGCGTACGGTGCTCATGCGCCGACCTCCTGGATGTCGAGGGGAGCGAGCGGGCCGGGGTCCGGCGCGCCCGCCATGTGGCAGCGGATCTCCTTCGACGGCGGCCCCGCCGTCCCCCACAGGTCCGAGAGGTCCGGCACCCGACGCCACACACGGGCGATCCAGGCGTCCTCGACGATCTGGGCGACCTCGGAGGTGTACTCGCAGACCAGCCCGGAGGGGTCGGTGAAGTAGGAGAAGGTGTTGTTGCCCGGGCCGTGCCGGCCGGGGCCCCACTGGGGGGTGATGCCGTGGTGGCGCAGCCGTCCCAGGCCCCGCATGAAGTGGTCGACCGAGGTCATCTCGTACGCCACGTGGTTCAGCGAGGTCCACTCGGCCTGGTTGAAGGCGATGCAGTGGTGGTCGGCGTTGCAGCGCAGGAACGCCATCTGGTGTTCGGACCAGTCGGACACCCGGAGCCCGAGCACGTCGCAGTAGAAGGCGACGGCGGCGTCGATGTCGGTGGTGTTGAGCACGGCGTGCGTCACCCCGACCGGGACCGCACCGTCCCGGCCGCGCGGGACGACCGCCTCGACCTGGGCGCTGATCTCGATGAGACGGCCCTCGGGGTCGGTGAACCGCAGCCCGTAGCCGCCGCCCGCCTGCTCCAGCGGACCGGGGCCGGCGACGGGGACGACGGAGCGTGCTTCGAGGCGCCGCGCCGCTTCGTCGACCTCGGCGGGGGTGCCGACGGCGAAGGCGATCCGGCCGAGACCGACCCGGTCGCGTTCGGTGAGGTGGAGGACGTGGTGCTCGTCGCCCGTGCCGCGCAGCCAGCGGGCGCCGGTGTCGGACTCGACGGTCTCCAGACCCCAGACCTCTTCGTAGAAGTCGGCGGTCTCGGTGAAGGCCGGGGTGTGCAGCTCGACGTAGCGCAGTGAGCGGAGCCGGGCGATCGGACCGGGGGGTGCTTGGTGCATCGGTCTCTCCAGACGGGCGGACGTGCGGGTGTACGAGGGGGCGGGCGTGCGGGTCAGCCGGCCCAGGGAAGCGGGTGGGAGGAGGTGCCCCAGTACAGGGACTTCTGGCGCTGGTAGGCGCGGATCGCGTCGCGGCCCTTCTCCGTGCCGAGGCCGCTGTCCTTCCAGCCGCTGAAGGGGGTGGCGGCGCTGAACTGCTTGTACGTGTTGATCCAGACGGTCCCCGCCTCGATCCGGCGGGCGAGACGCCACGCGGCCCGCAGGTCCTGGGTCCAGATTCCGCAGGCCAGGCCGTAGACGGAGTCGTTGGCCTGGCGGACCAGGTCGTCCTCGTCGTCGTAGGGCAGGGCGACCAGGACCGGGCCGAAAATCTCCTCCTGGCAGGTCTTGGAAGTGTTCGCGAGCCCGTCGAGGACCGTCGGCAGGTAGTACGCGCCGTCCGTGTACCGCTCGCCCTCGGGGGCCGATCCTCCGCACAGCACCCTGGCTCCTTCGGAGCGTGCGAGGTCCACGTAGGCGGCGACGGAGTCGCGGTGGCGGTGGTGCACCAGGGGGCCGACCTGGGTGGCGGGGTCCGTGCCGGGTCCGACGCGCAGCGCGGCCACGCGTGCGACGAGTTCGCCGACGAAGGAGTCGTAGATCTCGCGTGCCACGAAGAGCCGGGAGCCGGCGATGCAGGACTGGCCGCTGGACGAGAAGATCCCGAACATGACGCCTGCCAGGGCCTGTTCGACGTCCGCGTCGGCGCGCACGATCGTGGGCGACTTGCCGCCGAGCTCCAGGGACGCGGGGACCAGCTTGTGGGCGGCGGCCCCGGCGATGGAGCGCCCCGTCTCCGTACCGCCGGTGAATCCGATGCGGGCGACGAGCGGGTGGCGCACGATGGCCTCGCCGACCACCCGGCCGCTCCCCGGCAGCACCGACAGCAGGGCGGTCGGCAGACGGAACTCGTCGAGGGCCCGGGTGATCAGCCGGCCGAGGGCCAGCGAGACGAGGGGGGTCCAGGCCGCGGGCTTGAGCAGGACGGCGTTGCCCGCGGCGAGGGCGGGGGCGATCTTCTGGGCGTCGCTGGCCACGGGCGAGTTCCAGGGGTTGATCGCGCCGACGACGCCGATCGGTTCGTGGACGCTCATGGTGACGTACGGGCCGCGGGAGGGTGTGAGCGCGTCCTCCGCCGTCTCCAGGGCGGCGCCCATGTAGCGGAAGGTGCCTGCCGCGCTGAGCGCGAGGGCCCTGGTCTCGGCGAGGGTCTTGCCGGTGTCGGCGGTCTGCAGCGCGGAGAGCTCGTCGGCGGCCTCCTCGATCAGGTCGGCGATGCGGTGGAGCAGCCGGGAGCGTTCGTGGGCGAGCAGGTCGCGCCAGGCGGGGTCCGCCACCGCCTTGGCCGCGGCTTCAGCGGCTTCGGCGACATCCTCGGCGGAGGCCGCGTGGAGGGTGGCGAGCAGGTGCCCGGTCGCCGGGTCGACCGTGTCGAGGGGATCGCCCGCGCCACGTCGCCACTGGCCCGCTATCAGGATGTCGGTGGGGAACTGCAGCACGGGTGGACCTCCGGGCGAGGCGGCGGGATGGGAACGGGCCCCGGCTGCGGCGCACTCGGGGCGCTGCCGACAACCGGAACTGCCGAAGTGCTAGGAATCTAAGCGCTTAACTATCTCGACACAAGCCCCCCGGTCGAAATCGTTGCCTGTGACCCCTTGAGCTGAGCACCCACCGGCACGGACGATGGGCGTCGAGTTGCCGGAATCAAGGTTTCTAATCGCTTAACCATTGACCGCTTAGATAACTGACCCTACTGTCTCCGCAACTCCACTGCCCGCGGAAGGACCCCCTCCATGACGACTGTGGCCGGCAAGCCAGCACTCGGCTCCATAGCCGCGAGACTTGAACGACTGCCGCACTCCCGCTGGCACATCAAGGTCAGGTTCCTGATCGGCGCCGTCACGTTCTTCGAGGCGTTCGACCAGTTGCTGGCCGCCTCCGCACTGCCCGTCCTGATGAAGGAATGGAACCTGTCCACCGGACAGGCCACCTTCGCGGTCACCTCCGCCTCCATCGGCATGCTGCTCGGCGCCCTGGTCGCCGGCTGGCTGGGCGACCGGATCGGCCGGGTGCGTACGGTCGCCCTGGGGGTCGCGGTCACCGGACTGGCCAGCCTCGCCGTGGCCTTCTCCGGCAGCATCGAGACCTTCTCGATGTTCCGGTTCGTCCAGGGACTGGGCATCGGCGGTGTCGTGCCCGTGGCGGCCACGTACATCAACGAGATCGCCCGCTCCGACAAACGGGGCCGGTTCGTCCTGCTCTACGAGATGATCTTCCCGGCCGGGCTCGCCGCGGCGACCCTGCTCGCCGTGTGGGTGGTACCCAACTTCGGCTGGCGCGCCATGTTCGTCGTCGGCACCATCCCCGTCCTCATCGCCGCGCTGCTCCCCCGCCACGTGGAGGAGTCCCCGCGCTGGCTGCTGGCCCGAGGGCGTACGGCGGAGGCGGAAGCGGCGATCGCCCGCATCGAGGCGGAGGTCGCCCGCGCCACCTCCGAGGAGCTCCCCGCACCCGCCCCCGCGTCGGACGCCCCCGAGGAGACGCCCCAGGGCCGCCTCGCCGACCTGTTCCGGGGCCGCTACCTGCGCCGCACGGCGGTGCTGTCGGGTCTGTGGTTCGTCGCGTACTACGTCAACCACGGCATCTCCACCTGGCTGCCGTCGCTCTACACCAAGCAGTTCGACCTGGACCTCACCACGGCGCTCGTGTACACGCTGCTCAGCAATGTCACCGGCCTGCTCGGCACCTTCGTCGTGGCCATGCTGGTCGACCGCATAGGCCGCAGGCCCGCGCTGATCGGGGCGCTCGTAGGCACCGTGCTCTCCCTGGGCGTGCTGGCGCTGGCCGGGGCGACCTCGGGCGGTCAGGTCGCGCTCTTCGCGTCCTGCACGACCTTCTTCCTGTACGCGATCAACGCCGGGCTGTACCTGTACTCCCCCGAGCTCTACCCGACGCACAACCGCGCCAAGGGCGCGGCGTTCGGCGGGCTGTGGAACCGGATCGGCGTGATCCTCGGCCCGGTGACCGTCGGAGCGATCATCGGGGCGGGCGGCAGCCTCACGCTGGTGTTCGCGCAGCTCGCCGCGATGGCCGCGGTGGGTGCCGTGATCGCCTGGTTCGCCGTGGAGACCAAGGGCAAGACCCTGGAGGAGCTCAACTCCTGACGTGACGGACCGGGTTGCTCGATCGGGGCCGGTGTACCAGGGCGGAGATCACCGCTCCGGGACACCGGCCCCGAGCGTGTGCCCGAGGGCACCCAGCAGTCCCGGGAGCCTGCGCCGGTCTCCGGGCGCCAGCCCCGCCAGCAGCTCGCGCTCCTGGTCCGAGCGCGCGGCGTGCACCCGGCGGGCCAGTTCCAGGCCCTCGGGCGTGAGGCAGAGCCGGACGACCCGCCGGTCCCCGGCGTCGCGCTCGCGCCGGATCAGGCCCGCGGCCTCCAGCCGGTCCGCGTGCTGGGTGAGACCGCCCGCCCGGACCGTACCGGCGTCCGCCACCTCTCCCATGGTGAGCCGGTAGGGCTCCCCCGCGTCACGGAGTGCGGCGATGACCTCGTACGCGGAGGGGCTGATGCCGTAGGCGCGCACGGTCCGGCCGATGAGCGCCTGGTAGCGCAGGGCGCACTCGTTCAGGACGGCGAAGAGCGAGGCTGCGGAGTCGTCCGGGACGGGGTGCGGGGCGGCGTCCGCGCCCGGAGCCGGCCGCACGGTCTCCTCCTCCCCCGGGCCCGTCCGCACCGAAGGGTCGCCGAAGGCGGTGGCCAGCACGTCCGCCAGGGCGGGAGCGAACTCCTCCGTCGGGACGGAGGCCGCCGGTTCGTGCGCGAAGACGTAGCGCTCCATGATCACGCCGAACAGCACACTGCGGATCATCGCGGTGCGTACGTCCGCCCCCGCCGAGTCGCCGAGCAGCCGCGCCAGGGGCTCGCCGACCTGCTTCTCCAGGATGCCGCGCAGCAGCTCGGCGCTCGGCGGGTGGCTGACGGCCGAGCGGATCAGCGCCGGCCAGGGGTCGTCCGACGGCAGCCGGTCCCACCGGTCGAGGTAGGCACCCGCGAGGGCGGCGGGCAGATCACCGGCCGTGCCGACGGCGAGCACGTCGTGGGTGACGCCCGTCCCGCCCGCGACCGCCTCGCGGAACAGCCCGTCCTTCGTACCGAAGTAGGCCATCACCAGGCCGGGGGTCACCCCGGCCTCGGCCGCGATGGCGCGGACACCGACGCCCTGGTACCCGTGCGCCCCGAACAGCCGCCGGGCGGCGTCGAGCACGGCGCGGCGGTTGCCCTCCGGGTCGTGCGAGCCGGGGCGGCGCTGGGCGCTCGCCGAGGGTCCGGTGTCGCCCCCGGCGGGTGCGGCGTGCGGGGCTGCGTGTGGGCGGCTCTTGTCTTCTGGTTCCACACAGGTCAGATTAAACGAGTGTTCAGAAAAACAGTCGTTCAAAATCAATCACGTACGGTGCACGGACCCGGTCAGTCCGGCGAGGGGCAGTCCGCTGCCGCCGCGCCGTGCGGCGATGATGCCCGCCATGATCGACAGGGCGGTCTCCTCCGCTCCCCGGCCGCCGAGATCCAGCCCGATCGGCGAGTCGAGCCGCGCGATCTCCCTCTCGCTCGCCCCCGCTTCCCGCAGTCGCACGAGCCGGTCCGCATGGGTACGACGGCTGCCCATCGCCCCCACGTAACCGGCCCGGCTGCGCAGCGCGAGCGCGAGGACGGGGACGTCGAAGCGGTCGTCGTGGGTCAGCACGCACACCGCCGTCGCCGCGTCGACCCGGCCCTCGTGGGCGCGGAACCAGCGGTCGGGCCGGTCGGTGACGACCTCGTCGGCGCCCGGGAACCGCTCGGCCACCGCGAACGCGGGCCGGGCGTCGCACACCGTCACCCGGTGCCCGAGCACGGCCCCGATGCCCGCCAACGGGCGGGCGAACTCCGCCGCGCCGAAGATCAGCAACTGCGGACGGGGCGCGAAGGACTGCACCAGCAGGCGCTGCCCCGGCGCGCATTCCGCTCCGCCGCCGTCCACGTTTCCGCTGGTCACCAGCCCGCTGACGGCCCGGCCCAGCATGCCTTCGGCGGCCAGGGCCGCCGCCCGGTCCCTCTCCGGAGCTCCCAGCGTTCCGGTCACCTTCCCGCCGCCGACCGCCAGCCCCCCGCCGCCGTCGACGGGGGTGACCAGGGCCACCGGTACGCCGGCCGCGAGACCGGCCGCGATCCTGCCGAGGGGCACGTCCGGGCCGACCTCGCGGATCAGCACCTCGATCGTGCCGCCACAGGTCAGGCCGGCCGCGAAGGCGTCGCCGTCCGCGACTCCCCAGCTCTCGACCGTCGGCGCGGCGCCCGCGAGCACCTCCTCCGCGATGGCGCAGACGGCGGCCTCCACGCAGCCGCCGGACACACTGCCGACGATCCGTCCGCCCTCGGACACGAGCATGGACGCACCGGGGCCGTGCGGCGCGGAGCCCCAGGTGCGTACGACGGTCGCCATGGCGAAGCGGACTCCGGAGGACTGCCAGGCCGCTGCCTGGTCGATGACATGACGCACGTCGCTCACCTCGAACGGGGAAATCTCCGGCTGCCTCTTGCCAGAAGAAACTTTAGGGTAAATCATTTTAGGTACTAGATAGATCTGCACGTGTCGATTGCCACGGCGCGACGACCAGAGAGGTCCGGTGTCAGCAGGTTGAAACCCACATCGTTCGACTACATCGCCCCCCGCACCCTCGGCGAGGCGGTCGCCCTCCTCGCCGACGAGGAACGGGACGCCAAGGTCGTGGCGGGCGGCCAGTCGCTGATCCCCATGCTGAACATGCGTCTCGCCAGGCCCGGGCTGCTCGTGGACATCACGCG
The Streptomyces sp. NBC_00234 DNA segment above includes these coding regions:
- a CDS encoding XdhC family protein; amino-acid sequence: MRHVIDQAAAWQSSGVRFAMATVVRTWGSAPHGPGASMLVSEGGRIVGSVSGGCVEAAVCAIAEEVLAGAAPTVESWGVADGDAFAAGLTCGGTIEVLIREVGPDVPLGRIAAGLAAGVPVALVTPVDGGGGLAVGGGKVTGTLGAPERDRAAALAAEGMLGRAVSGLVTSGNVDGGGAECAPGQRLLVQSFAPRPQLLIFGAAEFARPLAGIGAVLGHRVTVCDARPAFAVAERFPGADEVVTDRPDRWFRAHEGRVDAATAVCVLTHDDRFDVPVLALALRSRAGYVGAMGSRRTHADRLVRLREAGASEREIARLDSPIGLDLGGRGAEETALSIMAGIIAARRGGSGLPLAGLTGSVHRT
- a CDS encoding TetR/AcrR family transcriptional regulator, yielding MEPEDKSRPHAAPHAAPAGGDTGPSASAQRRPGSHDPEGNRRAVLDAARRLFGAHGYQGVGVRAIAAEAGVTPGLVMAYFGTKDGLFREAVAGGTGVTHDVLAVGTAGDLPAALAGAYLDRWDRLPSDDPWPALIRSAVSHPPSAELLRGILEKQVGEPLARLLGDSAGADVRTAMIRSVLFGVIMERYVFAHEPAASVPTEEFAPALADVLATAFGDPSVRTGPGEEETVRPAPGADAAPHPVPDDSAASLFAVLNECALRYQALIGRTVRAYGISPSAYEVIAALRDAGEPYRLTMGEVADAGTVRAGGLTQHADRLEAAGLIRRERDAGDRRVVRLCLTPEGLELARRVHAARSDQERELLAGLAPGDRRRLPGLLGALGHTLGAGVPER
- a CDS encoding VOC family protein; translated protein: MHQAPPGPIARLRSLRYVELHTPAFTETADFYEEVWGLETVESDTGARWLRGTGDEHHVLHLTERDRVGLGRIAFAVGTPAEVDEAARRLEARSVVPVAGPGPLEQAGGGYGLRFTDPEGRLIEISAQVEAVVPRGRDGAVPVGVTHAVLNTTDIDAAVAFYCDVLGLRVSDWSEHQMAFLRCNADHHCIAFNQAEWTSLNHVAYEMTSVDHFMRGLGRLRHHGITPQWGPGRHGPGNNTFSYFTDPSGLVCEYTSEVAQIVEDAWIARVWRRVPDLSDLWGTAGPPSKEIRCHMAGAPDPGPLAPLDIQEVGA
- a CDS encoding aldehyde dehydrogenase; this translates as MLQFPTDILIAGQWRRGAGDPLDTVDPATGHLLATLHAASAEDVAEAAEAAAKAVADPAWRDLLAHERSRLLHRIADLIEEAADELSALQTADTGKTLAETRALALSAAGTFRYMGAALETAEDALTPSRGPYVTMSVHEPIGVVGAINPWNSPVASDAQKIAPALAAGNAVLLKPAAWTPLVSLALGRLITRALDEFRLPTALLSVLPGSGRVVGEAIVRHPLVARIGFTGGTETGRSIAGAAAHKLVPASLELGGKSPTIVRADADVEQALAGVMFGIFSSSGQSCIAGSRLFVAREIYDSFVGELVARVAALRVGPGTDPATQVGPLVHHRHRDSVAAYVDLARSEGARVLCGGSAPEGERYTDGAYYLPTVLDGLANTSKTCQEEIFGPVLVALPYDDEDDLVRQANDSVYGLACGIWTQDLRAAWRLARRIEAGTVWINTYKQFSAATPFSGWKDSGLGTEKGRDAIRAYQRQKSLYWGTSSHPLPWAG
- a CDS encoding MFS transporter; its protein translation is MTTVAGKPALGSIAARLERLPHSRWHIKVRFLIGAVTFFEAFDQLLAASALPVLMKEWNLSTGQATFAVTSASIGMLLGALVAGWLGDRIGRVRTVALGVAVTGLASLAVAFSGSIETFSMFRFVQGLGIGGVVPVAATYINEIARSDKRGRFVLLYEMIFPAGLAAATLLAVWVVPNFGWRAMFVVGTIPVLIAALLPRHVEESPRWLLARGRTAEAEAAIARIEAEVARATSEELPAPAPASDAPEETPQGRLADLFRGRYLRRTAVLSGLWFVAYYVNHGISTWLPSLYTKQFDLDLTTALVYTLLSNVTGLLGTFVVAMLVDRIGRRPALIGALVGTVLSLGVLALAGATSGGQVALFASCTTFFLYAINAGLYLYSPELYPTHNRAKGAAFGGLWNRIGVILGPVTVGAIIGAGGSLTLVFAQLAAMAAVGAVIAWFAVETKGKTLEELNS